In Nitrospiria bacterium, the genomic window TTGTGCTATTTTCCAAAGACTTGATCCTAGAATCCTTCCATTTAAGAGCCTAAAAATGGATTGTTTTTTATGCACTTATAGAAACGTGGGTTAATTTTAGAACTAAGGGGGTTTAAAAAGGTATGTCTGAAATATCGATAAAAGAACTTTTAGAGGCTGGGGTTCACTTTGGTCACCAAACCAAGCGGTGGAACCCAAAAATGAAAAAATTTATTTTTGGGGAGAAAAATAGCATTTATATTATTGATCTCCAGAAAACCTTAAAAAGGTTTAAACAAGCCCGTGATTTTATTTGGAAGACGGCTTCAGAAGGGAGATCGGTGCTTTTTGTTGCAACCAAACGGCAAGCCCAGGAGATCATTGAAGAGGAAGCCAAACGTTGTGGAATGTTTTATGTCACTCAGCGATGGTTGGGGGGAATGCTGACCAATTTTGAAACCATACGAAAAAGCGTGGACAAATTAAAGAAATTAGAAAAAAAACAGGCCGATGGTACCTACGAACGACTACCCAAAAAAGAAGTGGCCTCTCTTGAGAAAAAGCGGATGCAATTGGAGAGAAATCTAGGGGGAATTAAACAGATGAATGCTCTTCCTGGAGCCCTTTTCGTGGTGGATATTAAAATGGAGCATATTGCTGTTCTTGAAGCCAATCGCCTTGGAATTCCCGTTGTGGGGGTTGTCGATACCAATTCCGATCCGGATGATGTGCAGTACCCTGTTCCTGGGAACGATGATGCCATTCGGTCCATTCGTTTGATTACCTCCCGAATGGTGGATGCCATTTTAGATGGACGGCAGAAGGGAGCTTTTGGGGCCCCTGTTGAAGAAAAACCGTTGGCAGCAACTCCTCCTCCCTCCGAGGAGAATCCGGTTTCGGAGGTTACCGATTTTGTAAAAGAGGGTATTGAAAAATAATTTGATCCTAAAAGTTTTGGAGAGATATTGAATGGCTGTTGAAGCAACACAGGTTAAAGAATTGAGGGAAAAAACAGGGGCAGGAATTATGGATTGCAAAAAAGCCCTTTCCCAATCCGGAGGGGATCTCCAAAAGGCCATCGATTTTCTTAGGCAAAAAGGCCTTTCGGTAGCGGCCCAGAAGGGGGGACGTTCAACGGATGAAGGCATTGTGGGATCCTACGTTCACATGGGGGGAAAAATCGGAGTCCTCATCGAGGTGAATTGTGAGACCGATTTTGTGGCGAAAACACCTGAATTTCAGGCTTTTGGAAAGGACCTTGCCATGCAAGTAGCCGCGCCTCCGGTTGCTCTATTTGTGACAAGAGAGGATGTGCCCAAGGAGCTGTTGGACAAAGAACGTGAGATTTATGCCCATCAGGCTCGGGAGACAAAAAAACCAGAGAAGGTGATTGAGAAAATTGTGGCAGGAAAAATTGAGCGGTATTATCAGGAAGTTTGCCTTCTGGATCAAACCTTTATTAAGGATGAGGCTTTAACGATTAAGGATTTGCTTGCCCAAAAAATTTCAGCTTTTGGCGAGAACATTACCATTAAGCGGTTTGTCCGATTTCAGGTCGGTGAAAAAACCTGACCAACTTTAAAATCTCCCTTTTTCTTCAATCATACCCCGGCTCAACATGAGCGACATGACACGCTCCGCTTATCAACGCGTTCTTCTAAAAATCAGCGGTGAAGTATTGGCAGGTGATCAAGGCTATGGGATTGATCCTCAAGTCCTGGATTCCCTTGCCGAGGAAATCGGAGAGCTTCATAAACTCGAGGTTGAATTGGCCATTGTGATTGGCGGGGGGAATATTTTTCGTGGGATTGCGGCCAGTTCAAAAGGAATGGAGCGGGCATCTGCTGATTACATGGGAATGTTGGCCACGCTCATCAATGCCCTGGCCCTTCAAAATGCTCTTGAGAAAAAAAATATTTACACCCGGGTTCAGTCCGCCATTGAAATGCGCCAACTGGCTGAGAGTTATATCCGAAGAAGAGCCATCCGGCACCTTGAAAAGAAGCGTGTGGTGATATTTGCCGCTGGAACTGGAAACCCTTATTTTTCCACCGATACGGCTGCCGCACTTCGGGCGATGGAGATCGGGGCACAGGTGATTTTAAAAGGGACCAAGGTTGATGGGGTATTCGATAAGGATCCTCTGAAATATCCCGCCGCGAAAAAATTCGAACAACTTACCTTTTTTGAGGTGATTGAAAAGGGTTTAAAGGTCATGGATGCAACGGCGGTAACTCTTTGTATGGACCATGACCTTCCCATTATGGTTTTCAATATTAAGGAAAAAGGAAACATTAAAAGAATTTTATGTGGAGAACATATCGGAACGGCGGTGAAAAACAAATAAATGGAACCGGAAGGAGGTTATTTTGATCTGATGGGTTCTCCTTTTTCCAAGTGGAAAGAAAAAAGGGTCACCTGCTTTTTTAATAAAGGGGGGGTGGAATTTTATGAGCGAACCTGATGTCAGCAGAATCAAAAAGCAAACCGATGAAAAAATGGAAGCTGCCCTGGATCACCTTCGAAAGGAGCTTTCAACCATTCGAACTGGACGGGCCTCCTTATCCATTCTGGATGGCATCAAGATTGATTATTATGGGTCTCAAATGCCCCTCAATCAGGTGGCGACCTTATCCATTCCAGAAAGCCGGATGATTACCATTCAACCCTGGGAAACTCAAATGGTGGGAGAGATTGAAAAGGCCATTCTTGCATCGGGAATTGGCATTACACCCAGCAATGACGGAAAAATTATCCGTTTAAATATTCCTCCCTTAACGGAGGAAAGACGGAAAACCTTGGTTAAGACCGCGAAAAAGACTGGAGAGGAAGCAAAAGTTTCCATTCGTAACATCCGAAGGGATGCCAATGACGAATTGAAAAAACTTCAAAAGGATGCTTCTCTGGCCGAGGATCAGCTTCGGAAAAATCAAGAGGAGGTCCAAAAGAGTACGGACCAGTTTATTAAAAAGGTGGACGATATCCTTTCCAAGAAGGAAGAGGAGATTCTGGAGGTCTAATGGACTTTAACCCCACCGTTCATTTTGTAAGATCTTAAATTGATTTCAAAACCTTATTTTTTGTCACCATTCCTCAAAACAAAACATTTTCTGAAACCCTGGTTTATACCGGTTAAGAAAGGTCTATCTAGGGGTTAATTCTGACCCTGTCTATTAATTCCTCTCTCCATTTCTGTTAAGTTTGTTTTTTATATCATTCTTTATTATCCTAAAAGAATAGCAAAAAGGACCTTGTGGTACGTGAAATGCTTTACCTTGGTTTAAGATACAAAGTTTTCTCATTGATCTGTCTAAGGGCTAGATGACTCTTAATGATTCCCACGGCCGGCCCACCTGGGCTGAAATTAATCTGAAAGCACTGTCTAACAATATCGGGGTGGTCCGGGGGAAAGTTGGGGAGGAACGGAAAATCTTGGCGGTGGTCAAAGCCGATGCCTATGGACATGGGTTGGTTCCTGTTTCAAAAGCCCTTCTTTCAGAAAACATTCAGATGTTTGGGGTAGCCCAGTTGGACGAAGGAATTGAGCTTCGCCAAGCAGGGATTCAAATTCCCATTCTTCTCATGACAGGATTTTTGGAAAGTCAGCTAAAAGACATATTCCATTACCGGTTGACTCCGGTGGTCCACCATTTTGATTTGCTTTCTCCTCTTCAGCGGTTTGGCAAAAAGGCTCAGAAACCTTTTCGATTTCATCTTAAAATCGACACCGGGATGGGACGCCTGGGGATGACCCTTTCCGAATTGAAAAGGGTTGCCCAAATGCTAAAGGCTTCTCCGGAAATTTTTTTGGAAGGAATCATGACCCATTTTGCAGAGTCCGAAGGAGAGGGGGGAGGGTTTCTCAAAGAGCAAACCCATCGTTTCCTTGAGTCGGTCAACCTGGTTTTAAAAAGCGACTATCCTCATCTGATTTGCCATGCCGCCAACAGCGCAGCAATTGTTAACAGCCCCTCTTCCTATTTTCAGATGGTTCGCCCGGGAATCATGTTGTATGGATATTTGCCCCCTCCCTTAAAAGGCCTCAACCACGGGTTAATGCCGGTCATGAGTTTAAAAACAAAAATTATTCACTTAAAAAAGGTCCCGCCCCGCACACCTATCGGGTATGGGAGGACTTGGAAAACAAAAAGGGAGAGTCTGATTGCCACCCTGCCTATTGGGTATGCGGATGGATATCCCCGGCTGCTTTCCAATCGAGGTTCGGTTCTCATGAGAGGGAAAAAATATCCCATCGTTGGCCGAATTTGTATGGATCTGCTGATGGTGGATGTGACCGGGATGGAACGCCCCGAAATTGGGGAGACCGTGGTATTGATCGGTGAGGAGGAAGGAAAAAAAATTACCGCAGATGAAATAGGGATGTGGGCAGAAACCATTTCCTATGAAATTCTGTGTGGCGTCAATCGCCGGATTCCTCGGGTATACCTATCCTGATGGAGGTTTTTTTTAAAAAAATAGGGAATAACAACCATGGACCCGCAAACCCAAGATACTGAGATTCAGGATGTCGAACAGCACCTCCTGGATTTAATCCTGGAACTGGTGGAAGAGCTGGGCATTCAACAGGCCGTCCGGTCTGTTTCCCTGGATGCTGCTTTGGATCGGGATTTGGGTTTGGGGAGCCTGGAGCGTGTTGAACTTTTTATTCGGGTGGAAACTGCTTTTTCCATTCGTATCCCCGATCGGGGCATGGCTGAGGTCAATACCCCCCGTGATTTGCTGCAAACCCTTCTAGAGGCAAAAACGTCCAATGAAAAATTCAAGGTGGGGCATCGGGCTTCTATTGGAAGGTCTGTCCTCTCCCCCGGCCAGGCGACTTCGCTAGATGAAGTGCTTCGTCGTTTTGCATTGGGAGAACCCCGCCGGCCTCATATTTTCCTCCAGAATGAAGAAGGGGGAGAGGAGGTCATTACTTACGGAAAACTTTTTGAAACCGCTTCGGAAGTTGCCAATGGACTTTTGGACCGTGGGTTAAAACGGGGAGAAACCGTGGCCATTATGCTTCCCACGGGGAAAGAATTTTTCTCATCTTTTTTTGGGGTTTTATTGGCCGGGGGGATCGTGGTCCCCATTTATCCGCCCTACAAGGCGGACCGAATCGAAGAGTATGCGAGCCGCCAGGCACGAATTCTAAAAAATGCGGACATACGGTTTTTGGTGACCTTTCAAAAAGTGGAGGCCCTGGGACATATTTTGCGTCCTTTTATCCCTTCCTTAAAGGAGGTCATGACCGTTGAAAAACTTTCAACTTCTAAAACCACTTTTTCCTTTTCTCCTAATCAGAGTTGGGAGGGTGCGCTGATTCAATATACATCCGGAAGTACCAGTGATCCGAAAGGGGTTCTTCTCGCCCATGAAAATGTTCTTTCCAATATCCAAGCCATCGGAAAAGCCGGGCAGATTTCCCCGATGGACATCGGAGTCAGTTGGCTTCCCCTCTATCACGATATGGGTTTGATTGGATCCTGGCTGTGTTGCCTTTATTATGGGATTCCCATCACGGTTCTTTCTCCATTTGCATTCTTAACCCGACCGGAGCGTTGGCTTTGGGCGATTCATTACCACCGCGCAACCCTGTCCGCTGCTCCCAATTTTGCCTATGAGCTGTGTGTCAGAAGAATAGAGGATAAAGACATTGAAGGACTCGATTTAAGTTCCTGGCGCCTTGCCTTTAATGGAGCAGAGGCCATCAGTCCGGATACCCTTTCCAAGTTTACGGATCGTTTTGGCCCTTATGGGTTCCGGCCAGAGACCTTTTTCCCGGTTTATGGTTTGGCAGAGGCCTCCGTGGCATTAACTTTTCCTCCAGTGGGCAGGCTTCCCAGGGTGGATTCGATTTCACGGGAGGGGTTTCAAACCCATCAGCGCGCAGAACCGGTTGGTTTATCGGAAAATACCCCTTTGAAATTTATTTCCTGCGGGGTTCCTCTTCCCGGACATGAAATCCGAATTGTTGATCTTCAGGGTAAAGAGTTGGGGGAGCGTCAAATTGGATCCCTTCATTTTAGGGGCCCTTCAGGCATGAAAGGATATTTTCAATCTCCAGAGGCAACCCAGTCTGTATTTCATGAGGGTTGGTGGGATACTGGAGATTTGGCCTACCGGGCCGATGGAGAGCTCTTCATCACCGGAAGGAAAAAAGATGTCATTATTAAAGCTGGACGGAACATTTATCCTCAGGAGATTGAAGAGATTGCCAGTGACGTTCCGGGAATCCGGCGGGGGTGTGTCGCAGCCTTTGGGGTGTCGGAGCAACGGCTTGGAACCGAACGGATCGTGGTGGTTGCGGAAACCCGGGAAACCGATCGAGAAAAACGGGAAACGATCTCTGCTCGGGTTGTGGAACTGGTTTCTGATAACATGGGTATTCCCCCCGATGTGGTTCTTTTGATCCTGCCCGGAGCCATCCCGAAAACCTCCAGTGGAAAACTGAGGCGGGCGTCTTGCCGGGAATTTTATATCCAGGGGAAATTGCTTCGCTCTCCCCATCCGGTTTGGTTCCAAATTGCTAAATTATGCCTTAACAGTCTCTTATCATGGGTGAAAAACGGTTTCGGGGCCATCGGTCGGTATGGGTATGCGGCTTATGTGGGGTTGGCCTTGTGTATCACTGTGCCCCCGGTTTGGTTCCTTATTTTTATTTTCCCGAGGAAGCAAGCGGCCTCTTGGTTGTCACACGTTTGGGCAAAAGGGTTTTTAAAAAGTATCGGGTGCCCCCTTTCGGTCAAAGGGAAAGAACATTTGGGCAAAGCCACTCCGATGGTTCTGGTTTCCAATCATGCCAGTTACCTGGACGCGGTTGTCCTCATGGCGATTTTACCACCTGGTTTTCTTTTTGTGGCTAAATATCAATTACTCCGTGCCCCGATTATCCGAACGGTGATTCAAAGAGTGGGGCACATTACAGTGGATCGTGAAGATCTATCCAAAAGTGTTTCGGATGCCAAAAAGATTGAAGATGCCCTTCGGGCAGGATCATCCGTCCTGATTTTCCCGGAAGCGACCTTTACGCCGGTTACCGGATTGAGACCCTTCAAGTTAGGGGCGTTTAAAGTAGCGGCTGAAACCTCCCGGCCGGTCTGTCCCATTTCGATCCATGGGACACGGTATATCCTCTGGGGGGACCAATGGGTGCCGAGGCGGGGGTCTATTTCAGTGGTGATTGGAGAACCGATTATTCCTCGGGAGAATAGCTGGCGGGAGATCACCCGGCTTCGGGATTTGGTGAAGTTCGAGATTGCCAAACACTGCGGGGAGAATCCGTTGAATTTGGTGGGGATGGGCCCCCCTACCTCTTAGTCTGCTCGTCATGAATGGAGGTTTAACCTTTCGGTTTAAACGTAATTTTTTCTTGGAGGCATCCGGATGGATCTCAAGATGGTCACAATTGAAAAACCTGAAGAAGTGAACCTGATTTTAGGGCAAAGCCATTTTATCAAGACGGTGGAGGATCTCCACGAGGCACTGGTGGGGACCGTTCCAGGAATAGGTTTTGGGTTGGCATTTTATGAATCCTCGGGGGATTGTTTGGTTCGTTGGTCCGGGACGGATGAGGCAATGATCACATTGGCCCAAAAAAATGCTTTGGCCCTTTCCGCGGGCCACACCTTTATCATTTTTTTAATTCCAGGGGTTTTCCCGCTTAACGTTCTCAATGCGCTAAAAAATGTTCCCGAAGTGTGTCATATTTTTTGTGCCACCTCCAATCCCGTTGAAGTGATGATTGTGGAGACGGAACAGGGGAGAGGAATTTTAGGGGTGGTGGACGGGTTGCGTCCCAAGGGTATTGAGGGAAAAGGGGGAATTCAGTGGCGAAAAGATTTTCTCCGAAAAATCGGGTATAAATTATGAACCTCCTTTAACGGTGGATTTTACCAGATGACCAAAAAAAAATATTCGAGTATCATTTGAGGAAAAAGCAACCCACAGGTTTTATCCGGGAAGGAGGTTTTTATGTTGGGGAAAGATTTTAAAAAAGGGGATAACACGTTTCAGGAATTAACGGCGGATGCGCTGATGCAAACTGATCCGGTGAATTATGACCAAAATGTGAGTTGTCAAGCCATTGCCTCCGCTTTGGTTCTAAAACGTTCGGGTGCCATTACCATTGTGGATGATGCAAGAAAACCGGTGGGAATCGTGACGGAATATGATTTATTAAGGGCGATTAAAGAAGGGAAAGATTTAAATGAAATTACCCCCCAGGCCATTATGACACAACCCATTGTCATTTCCGAAAAAAGCCTGGTCTCGGAAATCTTGGATACACTGGTCACCGGACATATTATCCATCTTCCCGTTGTGGATTTTCAGGAAAAATTAATTGGTTTAATTGAACGTCAGGATATCCTATCGGCTTATTTGAAGTATCAAAAATAAATGGTGTTTTCCTTTCAGCCATCCCTCCCTGTTCATCTTAGAGCATAAGTTAGTTTTTAAAAGCCAGATTGAGAATGCGCTGAATGAGCTCATCAAAGGATATCCCGGCTTTCTGAGCCGACATAGCAAATTCCTCCTGTGCGGCCAGGCCGGGGTTGGGATTTGCCTCCAGGATGACAACGCGACCCTCTGGGGTTAAACGAAGATCAATCCGTCCATACCCTTTGATTCGGAGGACCCGGTACACCTTCTTGCAAATTCGGGCAATTTTCTCCGGTAATCCGTTGGAGAGTGTCTTTGCAAAAATGTTTTGAATCCCCCACCTTTCCCTGTAGTCTTCATCCCATTTCGCTTTAAAAGTTGAAAACTGTGGGCGGTCATCGGGCATTTTCGAGAAGACAACTTCACGGAATGGGAAAACGGAGAGACGTTGGTTCCCTAAAATGCTTACATAGAGTTCCCTTCCATCGATAAATTCTTCGGCCATGGCTTCTTGATCCATTTTCTCATGAATGAACCTGATCCGATCTTCGAATGCCTGGTCATTTTCAACGAAGGAACCCTGGGAAATGCCGTAGGACCCTTCCTCCTGCAGGGGTTTAATGAAGAGGGGAAAGCCGAGGTTTTTGGAACGCTTGATGGCGGTCCCTCGTGGATAAATCATAAAATCAGGGAAGTCAATCCTGTGGTAGGCAAGAATTTCCTTGGACATTCCTTTATTTTTACAAAGGGTGAGGCCGGTGGGGCCACTTCCCGTATAGGGGATATCCAGCATTTGTAAAAGACTGGCCACGTTTCGTTCGTAGGCCGATTTGTTGTTAAACTGTTCCGGAAGATTGAATACCACATCGGGGGGGTGTGATTTGATTTCATCCACAATCAACCCGGGATCGTCAAAAACGCCCAGCACCCGGACCTCATGGCCCAGCCGGTTCAGGGCATCGATCACGTCATTTTCTGTAATGCGTTCATCGGAATCCAGTTCCCCGCTGAAATCTAAATCTTTGGGGGGATGGCAAGAAATATCGAACAGGACTAAAACTTTTAGCTTTTTTTTCATTCTTTATTTTCTTTTAAACCTTCCCGTATGCCGGTAGTTGGAAGCCATGGCCGCAAGGTAAGCGGTAAACTCCAACCCGGATTTTTCGGGGTCGCTTCCAATTCTCAAGTCTAACTCCGCACACCGCTCGGAAATCGATCTTAAAAGACGATTAATGGTAAATTTGGGTTCCCCTGTCCAGGTGGATACCGCATTCAGGATCGATTTTCGATTTCGCCTTAAAAAAATGGTGGCCCGTTGGGCGGAAGATGAATCAGTGGGTTCGCAAAAAAGTCTTTTCAGATCAGAATCAAAGAAATCGGGAAGATCCTCAGCATAAAACCGGCGGCGCCGCTGATAAAATTTTTTGAGCTGAGAGCGCAACCGGGAGGCATCGCAGATTTTTTTTCGGGAGACCACCAACGGAGGCGTTCCCGCCAACGCCTTCATCACTTGATCGACAAATTCCAGCTTTTCCAGAGCTTTCCAGTCTTTGTATTGATGCCTCCAATTCAGTTCAGGGGTTAACCAGATAGCAAAGGTTTCCGCAAAATCCTCTTCCGGATGGCTTTGGGCGTACCAATCATCTAAATGTTTGACGTACCTCTTGCTGAAGGGCCTGGCCCGGTAAAATTCCGAATATTCAATGGAGGGGGACCCGAAAATTTTTTGCCATTTTTTCCTTTTACCCAACAGGTAGGCATGGTTGATGACATGGCCCATTTCGTGGCGAAGGAGCTGCATGCACCAGGTATCAGTTCCCCCTTCAACCTCCATCATCATCCGCTCTTCAAGCTTTTCCAAGCGCGGATGAGCCAAATAAAATGGAATGGCGATGGTACAGGCGCCTTCAGGACAGAACCACTCATCCCCAAGGTAGAAAAGGGGTTTAAAGGAGATGTTTTTTGCTTCTAATTCTTTGCAAAATAATTGAATTTTTGATTCTAACTCTGTTCCATTAATTTTCAACCCAAGATCACAAATCCGCATCTCCAGGAGTTTTTCGTCTGTTAATTGTACCCAGTCAAACTCTTTGCAGGGTTGTTCGTCTGATGGTGGCTTATTCATCTTGCCCATTTTACCAAACTATGCATTATTTTGGCTAATTTAAAAGAATGACTTTCAACTTTTACCCAAAAAAGGCTGAGGTGGGAAGGTTTTCGGTTTTTTGCCTGATCTTTAATCTTCGCATATAATTACTTTTAAAGTTTTGAAATAACCCAATTACAGGTTGTAGGTTTAGTCTTTGAACCCCATTTTAATTTATAATTGATTTTAAAGGGTAGGGAGGATAAGTCAATGCTAATCAGTGGTATGAGATGTTCCAAATGCGGGTTTACCCAAATGTCGTCGCCTTCCTGTAAATCCTGTGGGGTCTCTATGAACGGCAAGAATGGGATGACCACCCATTCAATGGAAACTCAGACCCTTTCCATACCGGCCCCCAGACAGGAGGCTCTCGTCCCTGCTCAATCGTTTGGGGAAACTTCAGCGGATTATTTAAATGCCCAGGAGGACTCAAACCCATCCCGTCAGCTTTTTTTCTTTGGCAACGGGGGAACGTTGTTGGGAATCCATGTGGTTAATTTTTTCCTGACCCTGATCACTTTAGGAATCTATTCTTTTTGGGGAAAGGTTAAGATTCGAAATTATCAATGGGGCCAAACCGAATTGGAGGGGGATCGTTTTGCTTACCATGGTACAGGAAAAGAACTATTAACCGGATTTTTCAAGGCCTCCCTTTTGTACATTGGGGCGGGTGCATTAATCGAGGTTTCCTCCCGGTTGCCTGGGGGAAAGCCGGTGGAGTTTGCAATCATCCTCTTCGCCGCTTTTATGATGTTGACCCTTGTCACCATTGCCATGATCGGTCCATGGCGATACCGTTTGAGTAGAACGTCCTGGAGGGGAATCCGTTTTTCCTTCCGGGGAAGCCTCCAAGATTTTGCCAAAATTTATATCGGGGGCCTCTTTTTGATGGTGATCACCTTGGGTTTGTATTATCCTTTCCTTCAAACAAAAATTTTCGGTTTTAAAATGTCCAATGCCTGTTTTGGCAACAAAAAATTCTCTTTTGATGGAAAGGGAAAAGACCTTTTTGGAAGCTTCCTGCTGACGGTCTTATTATTGATCCCGACGTTTGGCCTTTATTGGTTTTGGTTTAAGGCTAAAATGAGACGTTATTTGTATAACCACACCGCCTTCGGTCCTGCCCGTTTGAAATCCACCGTAACAGGGGGAGGCCTATTGTGGCTTACACTGACCAATGGCCTTTTGCTGATTTTTACGCTTGGGTTTGCCTGGTCTTGGGTTTTGGTTCGAACCATTCAATTCAACTATACCTATCTGTCATTGGAAGGACCATTGAATTTGGCCTCCATTCAGCAGGAGGCCAAAGGTGCAACGGCCATGGGCGAAGGACTGGAAAGCATCTTGGACCTTGACTCGGGTTTTGAAGCCGCATGATTGAATGGTAAACTAAACCCATGCGAGGAAAGTGGCAAGGAACCTTCCTAGACGGAAAAACCCCAAACCCTCAAAAGGTCTCGATCCGAATTATGCAAACGGGTTTGGAGATCACGGGGGAGGAAGCAAGCGCTTTTCTTTGGCCTTTTTCCGAAATTCGCCAGACTCAAGGAAGTTATCAAGGGGAACCCGTTCGCCTTGAACGGGGCGGAGAGATTGCGGAAACCCTTCAAATCTCTGATCTTGCCTTTCTCACAGACCTGCATCAAAAGGTTCCTGGGTTAACCCTTCGTTTTCATAACCCGGGTCAACGAAAATTAAGAGTTAAACTGACCGTTTTGGCAGGCGTGGGGGCGGTTGCACTTTCGGGGGCCCTTTACCTGTGGGGCATTCCCTCCCTGGTTTCGGTGGTGACCCCTTATGTTCCTGTCTCTTGGGAAGCTCAACTGGGGAAGGGGGTTTTTGAAGAGCTCGCCCCAGAAAAAATGAGAAGCAACGATCCAAACCTCAAAGAAGCCATTGATAAAATTTCCGATACATTATTAGCCTCGCTTAAAAACCAACCCTATTCTTTTCGAATTGCCGTTGTAGATAATGCTGCCTTTAATGCCTTAGCCGCACCGGGAGGGTATATCATTGTGTATCGGGGATTATTGGAAGAAACACAATCCGCAGAGGAATTGGCGGGTGTTCTGGCTCATGAATTTCAACATGTATTAAAGCGACACGCAACAAAAGCCATTCTGCATTACGCTTCAACGGGAATTCTGATTGCCGCTTTGACTGGGGATGCCACCGGGGCAATGGCCTTTGGGGTGGATATTGCCCGGAGTTTTGGGATGCGGCAGTATAGTCGGCAGACGGAACGTGAAGCCGATGAAGCAGGGATGAAAATGATTTTAGAGGCGGGGATTGATCCCTCAGGGATGATCTCCTTTTTTGATTCACTTCAAAAACAGGAGAATGGGGCTCCGAATCTTATGAAATATTTCTCTACCCACCCTGAGGCGGCGGATCGGGCACAATATTTGAAATCACTGGCGGACAAATCTCAAGCGCCGGTGGTGCCGCTTTTTCAACAAGGTGAATGGGAGAAGATTAAAAATGGCTTTTCTGGTCCCGGGAGCCACTAAGGTAACGGTTCTGAATTATTATTCTTTAAGGCCAATCATCTTGCCGATTTCCGCTTCTACCCCGGGGTCAACCAAAAATCCCACTCCGTAAGCCTCACCCTTTGGTTTTCGTCCAATGATTTTTTGAAAATCCTCCACCGCATTGATCCGTTGGGTCACCCAAATCTCCGGATCCGGGGGACCATTTTGTAGAACCACTTCTGTTGGGCGAAAAAAACCTCCCTGTTTCATTGATCCCACGGCCCGCTTTTGGCTCCATACATATTTAATATTGGTGGGAATCCCAAAAATGTCTTTGTCCAGGGAAATATAGACATATACTTGGGCTTCAGGATCCTCAGGCCATTTTTTCACTCGCCATTTCCATTCGACGATAGGAAAGGTTGAGGAATCCCATGAAAGTTTTTTAAAAACCCGAATCGCTTTTTCTTTTCCATGACCCTGAAGATAGGTGTCTTGATTATTTTGGATAACCGTGTAGATTTCCTTTGCTTTGGATTCATCGCTGCTGACTTTCCACCCTGCTGGAAAAG contains:
- the alr gene encoding alanine racemase, giving the protein MTLNDSHGRPTWAEINLKALSNNIGVVRGKVGEERKILAVVKADAYGHGLVPVSKALLSENIQMFGVAQLDEGIELRQAGIQIPILLMTGFLESQLKDIFHYRLTPVVHHFDLLSPLQRFGKKAQKPFRFHLKIDTGMGRLGMTLSELKRVAQMLKASPEIFLEGIMTHFAESEGEGGGFLKEQTHRFLESVNLVLKSDYPHLICHAANSAAIVNSPSSYFQMVRPGIMLYGYLPPPLKGLNHGLMPVMSLKTKIIHLKKVPPRTPIGYGRTWKTKRESLIATLPIGYADGYPRLLSNRGSVLMRGKKYPIVGRICMDLLMVDVTGMERPEIGETVVLIGEEEGKKITADEIGMWAETISYEILCGVNRRIPRVYLS
- the tsf gene encoding translation elongation factor Ts, coding for MAVEATQVKELREKTGAGIMDCKKALSQSGGDLQKAIDFLRQKGLSVAAQKGGRSTDEGIVGSYVHMGGKIGVLIEVNCETDFVAKTPEFQAFGKDLAMQVAAPPVALFVTREDVPKELLDKEREIYAHQARETKKPEKVIEKIVAGKIERYYQEVCLLDQTFIKDEALTIKDLLAQKISAFGENITIKRFVRFQVGEKT
- the frr gene encoding ribosome recycling factor, whose translation is MSEPDVSRIKKQTDEKMEAALDHLRKELSTIRTGRASLSILDGIKIDYYGSQMPLNQVATLSIPESRMITIQPWETQMVGEIEKAILASGIGITPSNDGKIIRLNIPPLTEERRKTLVKTAKKTGEEAKVSIRNIRRDANDELKKLQKDASLAEDQLRKNQEEVQKSTDQFIKKVDDILSKKEEEILEV
- the rpsB gene encoding 30S ribosomal protein S2; the encoded protein is MSEISIKELLEAGVHFGHQTKRWNPKMKKFIFGEKNSIYIIDLQKTLKRFKQARDFIWKTASEGRSVLFVATKRQAQEIIEEEAKRCGMFYVTQRWLGGMLTNFETIRKSVDKLKKLEKKQADGTYERLPKKEVASLEKKRMQLERNLGGIKQMNALPGALFVVDIKMEHIAVLEANRLGIPVVGVVDTNSDPDDVQYPVPGNDDAIRSIRLITSRMVDAILDGRQKGAFGAPVEEKPLAATPPPSEENPVSEVTDFVKEGIEK
- a CDS encoding AMP-binding protein, with the protein product MDPQTQDTEIQDVEQHLLDLILELVEELGIQQAVRSVSLDAALDRDLGLGSLERVELFIRVETAFSIRIPDRGMAEVNTPRDLLQTLLEAKTSNEKFKVGHRASIGRSVLSPGQATSLDEVLRRFALGEPRRPHIFLQNEEGGEEVITYGKLFETASEVANGLLDRGLKRGETVAIMLPTGKEFFSSFFGVLLAGGIVVPIYPPYKADRIEEYASRQARILKNADIRFLVTFQKVEALGHILRPFIPSLKEVMTVEKLSTSKTTFSFSPNQSWEGALIQYTSGSTSDPKGVLLAHENVLSNIQAIGKAGQISPMDIGVSWLPLYHDMGLIGSWLCCLYYGIPITVLSPFAFLTRPERWLWAIHYHRATLSAAPNFAYELCVRRIEDKDIEGLDLSSWRLAFNGAEAISPDTLSKFTDRFGPYGFRPETFFPVYGLAEASVALTFPPVGRLPRVDSISREGFQTHQRAEPVGLSENTPLKFISCGVPLPGHEIRIVDLQGKELGERQIGSLHFRGPSGMKGYFQSPEATQSVFHEGWWDTGDLAYRADGELFITGRKKDVIIKAGRNIYPQEIEEIASDVPGIRRGCVAAFGVSEQRLGTERIVVVAETRETDREKRETISARVVELVSDNMGIPPDVVLLILPGAIPKTSSGKLRRASCREFYIQGKLLRSPHPVWFQIAKLCLNSLLSWVKNGFGAIGRYGYAAYVGLALCITVPPVWFLIFIFPRKQAASWLSHVWAKGFLKSIGCPLSVKGKEHLGKATPMVLVSNHASYLDAVVLMAILPPGFLFVAKYQLLRAPIIRTVIQRVGHITVDREDLSKSVSDAKKIEDALRAGSSVLIFPEATFTPVTGLRPFKLGAFKVAAETSRPVCPISIHGTRYILWGDQWVPRRGSISVVIGEPIIPRENSWREITRLRDLVKFEIAKHCGENPLNLVGMGPPTS
- the pyrH gene encoding UMP kinase; its protein translation is MTRSAYQRVLLKISGEVLAGDQGYGIDPQVLDSLAEEIGELHKLEVELAIVIGGGNIFRGIAASSKGMERASADYMGMLATLINALALQNALEKKNIYTRVQSAIEMRQLAESYIRRRAIRHLEKKRVVIFAAGTGNPYFSTDTAAALRAMEIGAQVILKGTKVDGVFDKDPLKYPAAKKFEQLTFFEVIEKGLKVMDATAVTLCMDHDLPIMVFNIKEKGNIKRILCGEHIGTAVKNK